The following proteins come from a genomic window of Paenibacillus sp. CAA11:
- the lon gene encoding endopeptidase La has translation MGHHKSKSRRFPLLPLRGLLVYPSMVLHLDVGREKSVKALEKAMVDDNLILLCSQSEVNIEEPTQEDIFRIGTVAKVRQMLKLPNGTIRVLVEGMERAEIMEYLDNEEYYEVLAEERPEEQSQDPEIDALMRSVLTQFEHYINLSKKVTPETLAAVSDIEEPGRLADVITSHLALKIKDKQEILETIDVRARLEKLLDILNNEREVLELERKISQRVKKQMEKTQKEYYLREQMKAIQKELGDKEGRAGEVEELRAQLEEKQLPEKVHEKVAKEIDRLEKMPASSAEGGVIRNYVDWLLSLPWSHLTEDDLDLDRAEQILNEDHYGLDKPKERVLEYLAVQKLVKKLKGPILCLVGPPGVGKTSLARSIARSLGREFVRISLGGVRDEAEIRGHRRTYVGAMPGRIIQGMKTAGSANPVFLLDEIDKMASDFRGDPSAALLEVLDPEQNNTFSDHFIEIPFDLSNVMFVTTANAVHNIPRPLLDRMEMLHIPGYTELEKLQIAEQYLLPKQKRDHGLNPEQLEIGQEALLRTIREYTRESGVRNLEQQVAALCRKAAKRIVSSEEEQIVIGPDEVKDYLGTPKFRYGMAELEDQIGTVTGLAWTEVGGETLVIEVTVVPGTGKLTLTGKLGDVMKESAQAAFSYTRSKAGELGIPADFHEKNDIHIHIPEGAIPKDGPSAGITMATALISALTNRHVSKDVAMTGEITLRGRVLPIGGLKEKSLAAHRAGYKKILLPKDNERDLKEIPDSIKHDVEFVPVSHMDQVLKHALVEQSGVH, from the coding sequence ATGGGACATCATAAGTCCAAGAGCCGTCGATTTCCCCTGCTGCCTTTGCGCGGTCTTCTTGTCTATCCCAGTATGGTACTGCATCTGGATGTAGGGCGTGAGAAGTCGGTTAAGGCGCTGGAAAAGGCGATGGTTGACGATAACTTGATTCTCCTATGTTCTCAATCGGAAGTGAACATTGAAGAGCCTACACAGGAAGATATTTTTCGAATTGGTACCGTAGCTAAGGTCCGCCAAATGCTGAAGCTGCCGAATGGAACTATTCGCGTGTTGGTGGAGGGCATGGAACGGGCTGAAATTATGGAGTATCTTGATAATGAAGAATATTACGAGGTGCTTGCGGAAGAGCGGCCCGAGGAGCAGTCCCAGGACCCGGAAATTGACGCACTCATGCGTTCTGTGCTAACGCAATTTGAACACTATATTAACCTGTCCAAGAAGGTAACTCCCGAGACGCTTGCAGCGGTCTCCGATATTGAAGAGCCGGGGCGTCTTGCCGATGTGATTACCAGCCACCTGGCTCTAAAGATCAAAGACAAACAGGAGATTCTGGAGACCATTGATGTCAGAGCGCGTTTGGAGAAGCTGCTTGACATTTTAAATAATGAACGTGAAGTGCTGGAGCTGGAGCGCAAGATCAGCCAGCGCGTGAAGAAGCAGATGGAGAAGACGCAGAAAGAGTATTATCTGCGTGAACAGATGAAGGCCATTCAGAAGGAGCTTGGCGACAAGGAAGGCCGTGCCGGCGAAGTGGAGGAACTTCGTGCCCAGCTGGAAGAGAAGCAGCTTCCAGAGAAGGTCCATGAGAAGGTTGCCAAGGAGATTGACCGTCTGGAGAAGATGCCTGCAAGTTCTGCGGAAGGCGGGGTAATCCGCAACTATGTAGACTGGCTGCTGTCTCTGCCTTGGAGCCATTTGACTGAGGATGATCTTGATCTGGACAGAGCGGAGCAGATTCTTAATGAAGACCACTATGGACTGGATAAGCCAAAAGAGCGGGTGCTAGAATATTTGGCCGTACAGAAGCTGGTGAAGAAGCTGAAGGGGCCTATCCTGTGCCTTGTCGGCCCTCCAGGGGTAGGGAAAACCTCGCTCGCCCGCTCGATTGCGCGTTCTCTGGGGCGGGAATTCGTCAGAATCTCGCTTGGCGGCGTACGTGATGAAGCCGAGATTCGCGGTCATCGGCGCACCTATGTCGGAGCGATGCCTGGCCGTATTATTCAAGGAATGAAGACGGCAGGCTCAGCCAATCCGGTCTTTCTGCTGGATGAAATCGACAAGATGGCCTCGGATTTCCGAGGCGATCCTTCCGCAGCTTTGCTGGAAGTGCTCGATCCCGAACAGAACAATACGTTTAGCGATCATTTTATTGAGATTCCATTCGATCTCTCCAATGTGATGTTCGTTACGACGGCTAACGCGGTGCATAATATCCCAAGGCCGCTGCTTGACCGGATGGAGATGCTTCATATCCCAGGCTATACGGAGCTGGAGAAGCTGCAAATCGCCGAACAATATTTGCTACCAAAGCAAAAGCGCGATCATGGCCTGAACCCTGAGCAGCTTGAGATTGGCCAGGAGGCATTGCTGCGCACGATCCGTGAATACACTCGGGAGTCCGGCGTGCGGAACTTGGAGCAGCAGGTAGCGGCTTTATGCCGCAAGGCAGCGAAGAGGATCGTATCCAGTGAAGAGGAACAGATTGTTATTGGGCCGGATGAAGTCAAGGATTACTTAGGAACGCCCAAGTTCCGCTATGGTATGGCAGAGCTTGAGGATCAAATCGGCACGGTTACGGGCCTTGCCTGGACAGAGGTTGGTGGAGAGACACTCGTCATTGAAGTGACTGTCGTACCAGGGACGGGTAAGCTTACGCTGACCGGCAAGCTTGGAGATGTGATGAAGGAGTCAGCTCAGGCTGCCTTTAGCTACACGCGCTCCAAGGCTGGAGAGCTGGGGATTCCTGCGGATTTTCACGAGAAGAACGACATCCATATTCACATCCCTGAAGGAGCGATACCGAAGGATGGTCCGTCGGCTGGCATTACTATGGCTACGGCATTGATCTCTGCGCTTACGAACCGGCACGTCTCTAAGGATGTAGCGATGACTGGAGAGATTACGCTTCGTGGACGCGTTCTGCCCATTGGTGGCCTCAAGGAGAAGTCGCTCGCCGCTCACCGGGCTGGCTATAAGAAGATATTGCTCCCTAAAGATAACGAGCGGGATCTGAAGGAAATTCCAGACAGCATTAAGCACGATGTAGAATTTGTACCGGTATCTCATATGGATCAGGTACTCAAACATGCACTAGTGGAACAAAGCGGAGTGCATTAG
- the hemA gene encoding glutamyl-tRNA reductase, translated as MHIVVVGLNYRTAPVEIRERFSLAEQDMPRALAELKRTKGVLEGVLLATCNRTELYVVVDRLPMCGYHIRSFMEQWFGVPREEFTQHLYIYEDDQAIRHLFKVACGLDSMVLGETQILGQVKHAFLQAQQEKATGTWFNMLFKQAVTLSKRAHSETSIGESAVSVSYAAVELGKRIFGSFVGKKVLILGAGKMSELTAKHLHANGAKEIIVANRTLARAEELAKKFNGTPCTITDAVSRLAEMDILISSTGAEGYVIQAADVAQCMKKRPSRPLFMIDIAVPRDLDPMIAQLQNVFLYDIDDMEGIVESNLEMRRMEAEKIDAMISEEMAAFANWLQTLGVRPVIRALQEKATTIHEDTLESMFNKLPELDERQRTVIRRLTRSIVNQMMHDPINRIKEMAGEKNGAEALEMFTQIFALEEQLEAGSEQKSASEAREAQSSKSPSPEKLSFPLAQMSM; from the coding sequence ATGCACATCGTAGTCGTCGGGTTGAACTATCGTACAGCGCCAGTAGAGATAAGAGAACGATTTTCACTTGCAGAGCAGGATATGCCAAGAGCGCTGGCGGAGTTGAAACGCACCAAGGGTGTATTGGAGGGGGTCTTGCTAGCAACATGCAACCGTACAGAACTGTACGTAGTAGTTGATCGTCTGCCTATGTGTGGATACCATATTCGTAGCTTTATGGAGCAATGGTTTGGGGTTCCGCGTGAGGAATTTACCCAGCATTTATATATATATGAGGATGATCAGGCAATCCGCCATCTATTCAAGGTGGCTTGCGGGCTGGATTCAATGGTCCTTGGAGAGACTCAAATATTGGGTCAGGTGAAGCATGCCTTCTTGCAGGCTCAACAGGAGAAGGCGACAGGAACCTGGTTCAACATGTTGTTCAAGCAAGCTGTAACGCTCAGCAAGCGAGCTCATTCTGAAACCTCCATTGGAGAGAGTGCTGTATCCGTGAGCTATGCTGCCGTAGAACTAGGTAAGCGAATCTTCGGAAGCTTTGTCGGTAAGAAGGTATTGATTCTTGGGGCAGGGAAGATGAGTGAGCTGACAGCGAAGCATCTGCATGCCAATGGAGCGAAGGAAATCATTGTGGCTAATCGGACTTTAGCTCGTGCTGAAGAGCTCGCCAAGAAGTTTAACGGAACGCCATGCACGATTACAGATGCGGTAAGCAGACTCGCTGAGATGGATATTCTGATCAGTTCAACCGGTGCGGAAGGCTATGTCATTCAGGCCGCAGACGTTGCTCAGTGTATGAAGAAGCGCCCTTCGCGTCCTCTATTCATGATAGACATCGCGGTTCCTCGGGATTTGGATCCGATGATCGCTCAGCTTCAAAATGTATTTCTATACGATATTGACGATATGGAAGGCATTGTCGAGAGTAATCTGGAGATGCGACGTATGGAAGCTGAGAAGATTGATGCTATGATCAGTGAGGAAATGGCGGCTTTTGCGAACTGGCTGCAGACTCTGGGAGTCCGTCCAGTGATTCGCGCGCTTCAGGAGAAGGCAACTACAATTCATGAAGACACACTAGAGAGCATGTTCAACAAGCTTCCTGAACTGGACGAGCGGCAGCGTACGGTTATACGCCGTCTTACACGGAGCATCGTTAACCAAATGATGCATGATCCTATCAACCGAATTAAAGAAATGGCCGGGGAGAAGAATGGTGCAGAAGCGCTTGAGATGTTCACTCAAATCTTTGCGCTGGAAGAACAGCTTGAAGCTGGATCTGAGCAGAAGTCTGCTTCAGAGGCCCGTGAAGCTCAAAGCAGCAAATCCCCGTCGCCGGAGAAGCTTTCTTTTCCTTTGGCACAGATGTCTATGTAA
- a CDS encoding non-ribosomal peptide synthetase module — protein MAKRIATEYVEASMRLSEAQLNEFVHRVNDPQVHQMVKVLDGGGQVVVLADEQGEEVQLSFDIKDGAYVCELSFRLRSLKLTNVVRRMFSECKGSGRVNRIYEGFTMVYVYEEGQVIRIMEESQPEACNLIYEHKDTMGQLTRMFKRNGVEMEILGIHQSINALLDLRIASVEPETVKWIDDELRLKTKRLFALEA, from the coding sequence ATGGCTAAGCGGATAGCCACAGAGTATGTAGAAGCCAGTATGCGGTTGTCGGAAGCTCAATTAAATGAGTTTGTTCATCGTGTAAATGATCCACAAGTCCATCAAATGGTCAAGGTTCTGGATGGTGGAGGACAGGTTGTTGTACTGGCCGATGAACAGGGTGAGGAAGTGCAGTTGTCTTTTGACATCAAAGACGGGGCCTATGTGTGTGAATTGTCTTTCCGCTTGCGTTCCCTTAAGCTGACTAATGTAGTCCGGCGCATGTTCTCTGAATGTAAAGGCAGCGGCCGGGTTAACCGTATTTATGAAGGATTTACAATGGTGTATGTTTATGAAGAAGGCCAGGTTATCAGAATTATGGAGGAATCACAGCCTGAGGCCTGCAATTTGATCTACGAACATAAGGATACGATGGGGCAGCTTACGCGGATGTTCAAGCGTAACGGTGTGGAGATGGAGATCCTGGGTATCCATCAATCCATCAATGCTCTGCTCGATTTAAGAATCGCCTCCGTTGAGCCTGAAACGGTCAAATGGATTGACGACGAGCTCCGTCTGAAGACGAAGCGGCTGTTCGCTCTTGAGGCTTAA
- the speD gene encoding adenosylmethionine decarboxylase, which produces MEYSTFGRHVAVDTWGVDFEVLNNAELLQAHLVEAAESCGATVLSVQSKQFEPQGATVLVMLSESHLSIHTYPERGFAAIDCYTCGETVDPQLAIDYLVSVLKPERTYAKKLIRGLGEMTVESPTMTQAELV; this is translated from the coding sequence GTGGAATATTCAACTTTCGGAAGACACGTTGCTGTTGATACTTGGGGAGTCGATTTTGAGGTACTGAACAACGCTGAACTCTTGCAAGCTCATTTGGTGGAAGCTGCCGAATCATGCGGAGCTACGGTATTGTCTGTTCAATCCAAGCAGTTCGAGCCACAAGGGGCTACGGTCCTTGTTATGCTGTCTGAGAGCCATCTCTCGATTCATACTTATCCTGAGAGAGGGTTTGCGGCTATTGATTGCTACACCTGTGGAGAAACAGTTGATCCGCAGCTTGCTATCGATTACCTGGTGTCCGTATTGAAGCCGGAAAGAACTTATGCCAAGAAGTTGATTCGCGGTTTGGGTGAGATGACGGTTGAGTCACCAACTATGACTCAAGCAGAGCTGGTATAA
- the yihA gene encoding ribosome biogenesis GTP-binding protein YihA/YsxC — protein MKVNKAEFIISAVRPDQYPVDALPEIALAGRSNVGKSSLINRMIARKNLARTSSTPGKTQHLNYYRINDDLYFVDVPGYGFAKVSKSLRQVWGKMIETYLTEREPLKLVLQVIDLRHPPSKDDELMYDWLKHHNIPVCVVATKADKIPKSRWQKHLKVVKEGLMLRAGDELVMFSSEEGVGKDELWGVISRYMEDEGEQVSSES, from the coding sequence ATGAAAGTGAACAAGGCCGAATTTATTATTAGCGCGGTCCGGCCTGATCAGTATCCTGTTGACGCCTTGCCGGAGATTGCTCTGGCAGGGCGTTCCAATGTGGGAAAGTCTTCACTGATCAACCGGATGATTGCCCGTAAGAACCTGGCAAGAACAAGCTCGACACCCGGGAAGACTCAGCATTTGAACTATTACCGGATTAATGATGATTTGTATTTTGTAGACGTGCCAGGCTATGGATTTGCCAAAGTATCCAAGTCGCTTCGTCAAGTTTGGGGTAAAATGATCGAGACCTATTTGACCGAGCGCGAGCCGCTAAAGCTGGTGCTTCAGGTGATAGATCTTCGCCATCCTCCAAGCAAGGATGATGAGCTGATGTATGACTGGCTGAAGCATCATAATATTCCTGTATGTGTGGTAGCAACCAAGGCCGATAAGATTCCTAAAAGCCGTTGGCAAAAGCATCTTAAAGTGGTTAAAGAGGGTCTTATGCTGCGGGCAGGAGATGAGCTGGTCATGTTCTCCTCGGAGGAAGGCGTTGGTAAAGATGAGCTATGGGGCGTAATTAGCCGTTATATGGAGGACGAAGGAGAACAGGTTTCGTCTGAATCTTAA
- the lonB gene encoding ATP-dependent protease LonB produces MNWSIVVMMVQLFFAVIIGMYFLNLLRSQKGNRSAVDRESRKELDKLRKLRAVSLTQPLAERTRPASMKDIVGQKDGLRALKAALCSANPQHVIIYGPPGVGKTAAARVVMEEAKKNPISPFKGDAKFTEIDATTARFDERGIADPLIGSVHDPIYQGAGAMGVAGIPQPKAGAVTKAHGGILFIDEIGELHPIQMNKLLKVLEDRKVFLDSAYYNSEDNGTPAYIHDIFQNGLPADFRLVGATTRSPQELPPALRSRCMEIFFRPLLPDEIAQISEDAVKRIGFPPCPEAIEVVKKFATNGREAVNMIQLAAGLALTEQRNELRASDLEWVATSSQLTPRPDKKVAEEPQIGIVNGLAVYGPNMGTLLEIEATAVPVPKGKTGTFNITGVVDEEEIGGGSRTLRRKSMAKGSVENVLTVLKSIGLAPFKYDIHINFPGGTPIDGPSAGLAIATAIASAIRKVPVDHRIAMTGELGIHGKVKPIGGVVAKAEAAFQAGAKTVIIPKENWQSLFEGLDGLRVIPVETITEAFGVIFGPEETQELEHSQTADLFNPAPAPYLHAESPPSGSL; encoded by the coding sequence ATGAACTGGAGTATTGTTGTAATGATGGTGCAGTTGTTTTTTGCGGTGATTATAGGAATGTACTTCTTGAACCTGCTGCGGAGCCAGAAAGGAAATCGCAGTGCTGTTGATCGGGAATCCCGCAAAGAGCTGGATAAGCTGCGCAAGCTTCGGGCCGTATCCCTCACTCAGCCGCTGGCTGAACGAACACGGCCGGCAAGCATGAAGGATATCGTGGGCCAGAAGGACGGCTTGCGGGCGCTGAAAGCGGCTCTCTGCAGTGCCAATCCGCAGCATGTCATTATTTACGGGCCTCCGGGTGTTGGCAAAACGGCAGCCGCTCGTGTGGTGATGGAAGAAGCGAAGAAGAACCCAATCTCTCCCTTCAAAGGGGATGCTAAGTTTACGGAAATTGATGCAACAACGGCCCGCTTTGATGAGCGGGGAATCGCAGACCCCTTGATCGGCTCGGTGCATGATCCCATTTACCAAGGTGCGGGGGCTATGGGGGTCGCAGGAATTCCTCAGCCTAAGGCCGGAGCTGTAACGAAGGCGCACGGGGGGATTTTGTTCATTGATGAAATTGGGGAGCTTCATCCGATTCAGATGAACAAGTTACTGAAGGTGCTGGAGGACCGGAAAGTCTTTCTCGACAGTGCTTACTATAATTCCGAGGACAATGGGACACCTGCCTATATCCACGATATTTTTCAAAATGGTCTTCCTGCTGACTTTCGGTTGGTAGGCGCAACAACAAGATCTCCACAAGAGCTTCCGCCAGCGCTTCGCTCACGGTGTATGGAGATTTTCTTTCGTCCGCTGCTGCCGGATGAGATTGCACAAATCTCAGAAGATGCAGTGAAGAGAATCGGCTTCCCGCCATGTCCTGAAGCGATTGAGGTGGTTAAAAAGTTTGCCACCAATGGGCGTGAGGCGGTGAATATGATCCAGTTAGCCGCAGGACTTGCCTTGACGGAGCAGCGCAATGAGCTTCGAGCCTCCGACCTCGAATGGGTGGCTACAAGCAGCCAGCTTACTCCGCGTCCGGACAAAAAAGTAGCGGAAGAGCCGCAGATTGGCATTGTTAACGGGTTGGCCGTGTATGGGCCCAATATGGGCACACTGCTTGAGATCGAGGCGACGGCGGTTCCTGTGCCTAAGGGCAAGACGGGTACCTTTAACATCACAGGTGTAGTGGATGAAGAGGAAATTGGCGGAGGCAGCCGGACGTTACGTCGTAAAAGCATGGCCAAGGGATCGGTGGAAAATGTGCTGACCGTGCTGAAGAGTATTGGGCTTGCGCCTTTCAAGTATGATATTCATATCAACTTTCCTGGGGGGACTCCTATTGATGGTCCTTCAGCCGGATTAGCGATCGCTACAGCGATTGCTTCCGCAATTCGCAAGGTTCCCGTAGATCATCGGATCGCGATGACAGGAGAGCTTGGTATCCACGGAAAGGTCAAGCCGATCGGCGGCGTGGTTGCGAAGGCGGAGGCAGCCTTCCAGGCCGGAGCCAAGACGGTGATTATCCCGAAGGAGAACTGGCAATCCTTATTCGAAGGGTTGGACGGGTTGCGGGTAATCCCCGTGGAGACGATAACCGAGGCCTTTGGAGTTATATTCGGGCCGGAAGAAACACAAGAGCTGGAACACTCGCAAACGGCCGATCTCTTCAATCCTGCCCCAGCTCCCTACCTTCATGCGGAATCACCGCCATCCGGTTCGCTGTAG
- the ispG gene encoding flavodoxin-dependent (E)-4-hydroxy-3-methylbut-2-enyl-diphosphate synthase: MTFLRQDTRPVKVGNLTIGGSNEVIIQSMCTTKTADVEATVAEILRLEEAGCQIVRVTVNNEEAAAAIKEIKKRIHIPLVADIHFNYKLALLAIENGIDKVRINPGNIGRREKVEAVVNACKERGIPIRIGVNAGSLENHLLEKYGYPTADAMVESALFHIGILEELDFHDIIVSLKASDVPMAIEAYRKAAEVIPYPLHLGITEAGTIYSGTIKSAAGIGALLSMGIGSTLRISLSADPVEEVKVARELLKTFGLISNAATLISCPTCGRLDIDLFSLANEVEDYISNLKVPIKVSVLGCAVNGPGEAREADIGIAGARGEGLLFRYGEMIRKVPEAELLSELKKEIDHIVEVYEKTGEIPGRKHGVASS, from the coding sequence AAGTCGGGAATCTGACCATTGGCGGCAGCAATGAAGTGATCATACAGAGTATGTGCACGACCAAGACGGCTGACGTAGAAGCGACTGTTGCAGAAATTCTTAGATTGGAAGAGGCTGGCTGCCAAATTGTACGGGTTACGGTTAACAACGAAGAGGCTGCAGCTGCGATCAAGGAGATCAAGAAGCGGATTCATATTCCGCTGGTAGCAGATATTCATTTCAACTATAAGCTTGCCCTGCTGGCCATTGAGAACGGAATTGATAAGGTGCGCATCAATCCGGGGAACATTGGACGACGGGAGAAAGTTGAAGCCGTTGTTAATGCTTGTAAAGAGCGCGGCATTCCTATCCGGATTGGCGTTAATGCAGGCTCTTTGGAGAACCATTTGCTGGAGAAGTACGGCTATCCCACAGCGGACGCCATGGTAGAGAGCGCACTTTTTCATATTGGAATCCTGGAAGAGCTGGACTTCCATGATATTATCGTGTCTCTGAAGGCCTCGGACGTTCCTATGGCTATTGAGGCTTACCGGAAGGCAGCGGAGGTTATTCCTTACCCGCTTCACCTTGGGATTACAGAGGCAGGAACGATCTATTCGGGAACCATTAAGAGCGCTGCGGGAATTGGTGCTTTGCTGTCCATGGGAATCGGTTCTACGCTGAGAATCTCCTTGAGTGCAGATCCTGTAGAGGAAGTTAAGGTTGCAAGAGAGCTGCTTAAGACATTTGGACTGATCTCCAATGCAGCGACATTGATCTCCTGTCCGACTTGCGGACGCCTTGATATCGACCTCTTCTCGCTGGCTAATGAAGTGGAAGATTATATTTCCAATCTTAAGGTTCCTATCAAAGTCTCTGTATTGGGCTGTGCGGTTAACGGACCGGGGGAAGCCAGAGAGGCCGATATCGGGATTGCTGGAGCCCGAGGCGAAGGCTTGCTGTTCCGCTATGGGGAGATGATCCGCAAGGTTCCCGAAGCCGAGCTCCTATCCGAGCTTAAGAAGGAAATTGACCATATTGTAGAGGTGTATGAGAAGACCGGGGAAATTCCGGGCCGTAAGCACGGAGTAGCCTCATCTTAA
- the ccsA gene encoding cytochrome c biogenesis protein CcsA codes for MTLLDLIDDAMIYIYALSLLFYFSNCMRRNPGAKRVGAGLLACVLLLQLAGFCLRFWKDGVEALFSPYDYLLLVSFSLGGAALVMTFFQKSELAAALVNVIGLLIMMVNRLSFSDQDYPLIHGYTVHGLLVLHVALAGISFAALSLAAVFAGLYLYLHRRLKVKKWSDTIRRLPSLETLDHYIPLSMMWGTSLLSVSLLIAGAVIATEGSWETLADLKVGITIAALGVYLLYFLGRHYKRYTGVRMAQWALVGYAVLIINFLMNSWSAFHSWNWR; via the coding sequence TTGACGCTTCTTGATCTGATTGATGATGCAATGATCTATATATATGCCCTGAGCCTTCTGTTTTATTTCTCGAATTGCATGAGACGCAATCCGGGAGCGAAGCGGGTGGGAGCAGGGCTTCTTGCATGTGTGCTCCTGCTGCAGCTGGCTGGATTCTGCCTTCGTTTTTGGAAGGATGGGGTAGAAGCTCTCTTCTCCCCTTACGATTATTTGTTGCTAGTGAGCTTCAGCCTGGGAGGAGCTGCGCTGGTCATGACTTTTTTTCAAAAGTCGGAGCTGGCTGCCGCTCTGGTTAATGTGATCGGACTTCTCATTATGATGGTGAACCGTCTTAGCTTCTCAGACCAAGATTATCCGCTCATTCACGGCTATACCGTTCATGGCCTCCTTGTACTGCATGTAGCACTTGCGGGAATCAGCTTTGCGGCGCTTTCGCTAGCTGCTGTATTTGCGGGATTGTACCTTTATTTGCACCGCAGGCTAAAGGTTAAGAAGTGGAGCGATACGATCCGCCGACTGCCGAGTCTCGAAACCTTGGATCATTACATTCCACTGTCGATGATGTGGGGGACCTCTCTATTATCCGTCTCTTTGCTGATTGCAGGGGCCGTTATTGCTACAGAAGGCAGCTGGGAGACGCTGGCGGATTTGAAGGTTGGGATTACCATTGCCGCCTTGGGGGTTTATTTGCTCTATTTTCTGGGAAGGCATTATAAGCGTTATACCGGCGTTCGGATGGCGCAATGGGCGCTTGTGGGGTATGCGGTACTTATTATCAACTTTTTGATGAATTCCTGGTCTGCTTTTCACAGTTGGAACTGGAGGTGA